One window from the genome of Hyalangium gracile encodes:
- a CDS encoding DUF58 domain-containing protein, with amino-acid sequence MALLDAQTLSRLQGVKLRARAVMEGVLSGLHKSPHQGQSVEFAEHKEYAPGDELRHLDWKAYGKFDKYYIKRFEHETNLRSVMVVDASASMGYRSGALSKLEVSTILAGALCYLLVRQQDAAGLAVMAGNAFRDVPPRASAGHLNVLLDALEHTQAQGSTNLAGVADHLAEVLPRRSTVVVLSDLLDDRQDALKRILALRQRKNDVALFHVVDPAELTFPFDDPTLFLDMEGDARVEVNPREIKESYLEEFGAFLASVKGACAEADVDYDLVRTDERLDEVLLRFLARRGRRR; translated from the coding sequence ATGGCGCTGCTCGACGCCCAGACGCTGTCCCGGCTCCAGGGAGTGAAGCTGCGCGCCCGCGCGGTCATGGAGGGCGTGCTCTCCGGCCTCCACAAGAGCCCCCACCAGGGCCAGAGCGTGGAGTTCGCCGAGCACAAGGAGTACGCCCCCGGCGACGAGCTGCGCCACCTGGACTGGAAGGCCTACGGCAAGTTCGACAAGTACTACATCAAGCGCTTCGAGCATGAGACGAACCTGCGCTCGGTGATGGTGGTGGATGCGTCCGCCTCCATGGGCTACCGCAGCGGGGCGCTCTCCAAGCTGGAGGTGTCCACCATCCTGGCCGGCGCGCTGTGCTACCTGCTGGTGCGCCAGCAGGACGCCGCGGGCCTGGCCGTCATGGCCGGCAATGCCTTCCGGGACGTGCCCCCGCGCGCCTCCGCCGGCCACCTCAACGTGCTGCTGGACGCGCTGGAGCACACCCAGGCCCAGGGCTCGACGAACCTGGCCGGCGTGGCGGACCACCTGGCCGAGGTGCTCCCGCGCCGCTCCACCGTGGTCGTCCTCTCGGACCTGCTGGACGACCGCCAGGACGCGCTCAAGCGCATCCTCGCCCTGCGCCAGCGCAAGAACGACGTGGCGCTCTTCCACGTCGTGGATCCGGCCGAGCTCACCTTCCCCTTCGATGATCCGACGCTCTTCCTCGACATGGAGGGGGACGCGCGCGTCGAGGTGAACCCGCGTGAGATAAAGGAGAGCTACCTGGAGGAGTTCGGCGCCTTCCTCGCCAGCGTGAAGGGGGCGTGCGCCGAGGCGGACGTGGACTACGACCTGGTGCGCACGGACGAGCGGCTGGACGAGGTGCTGCTGCGCTTCCTGGCGCGGCGCGGGAGGCGGCGGTGA